The Flavobacterium marginilacus genome window below encodes:
- a CDS encoding NUDIX hydrolase, whose product MKEIDKIALIKIENGQILSTKSKGKNKYYIPGGKRENEETDEQTLIREIQEELSVKIISESIEYIGTFKAQSDGAIEGVIVKMTCYKANYIGNLKENNEIEEIKWLNYKDLNIISEVDKIIFKHLKENGLLI is encoded by the coding sequence ATGAAAGAAATTGATAAAATTGCATTAATAAAAATTGAAAATGGTCAAATTTTAAGCACAAAATCAAAAGGAAAAAATAAATATTATATTCCAGGAGGAAAAAGAGAAAATGAAGAAACCGACGAGCAAACTTTAATTAGAGAAATTCAAGAAGAATTAAGTGTCAAAATAATAAGTGAATCTATCGAATATATTGGAACGTTTAAAGCTCAATCAGACGGAGCTATTGAAGGAGTAATTGTAAAAATGACGTGTTATAAAGCTAATTACATTGGAAATCTAAAAGAAAATAATGAAATAGAAGAAATTAAATGGTTAAATTACAAAGATTTAAACATAATATCGGAAGTTGATAAAATAATATTTAAGCATCTGAAAGAAAACGGATTGCTAATTTGA
- a CDS encoding ABC transporter ATP-binding protein, with amino-acid sequence MQLEIKNLSKTYSNGHKALDNINLTIKKGMFGLLGQNGAGKSSLMRTIATLQEADSGSIKFNEIDVFKQPNEMRKIIGYLPQEFGVYSDVSATDLLRHIARLKGIENEKNILEVTNYFLNKVNLWDSRNKKLGTFSGGMKQRFGIAQALISDPKIIIVDEPTAGLDPVERNRFYDILSEIGENAVVILSTHIVEDVNTLCNDMAIIGNGKVLITGDPDDIEMSLENKIWEKKIKKNDFEKYNQEYNIISSRIYRGEVIITVLDPEMPNGSFWPKATNLEDAYFSVINVKRNQYV; translated from the coding sequence ATGCAACTCGAAATAAAAAACCTCTCGAAAACCTATTCAAACGGACACAAAGCCCTAGATAATATAAATTTAACGATTAAAAAAGGAATGTTTGGCTTGCTTGGGCAAAATGGAGCCGGAAAGTCAAGCCTGATGCGAACAATTGCTACTCTGCAAGAAGCTGATTCAGGAAGCATTAAATTCAATGAAATAGATGTTTTTAAACAGCCCAATGAAATGCGAAAAATAATAGGATACTTACCCCAAGAATTTGGAGTGTACTCTGATGTTTCAGCGACAGATTTACTGCGTCATATTGCCCGCTTAAAAGGAATCGAAAACGAAAAGAATATTCTAGAAGTAACGAATTATTTTTTGAATAAAGTTAACTTATGGGATTCAAGAAATAAAAAACTAGGAACTTTTTCGGGAGGAATGAAACAGCGTTTTGGCATTGCGCAAGCACTTATTTCAGACCCTAAAATTATAATAGTAGATGAGCCAACGGCAGGGTTAGATCCTGTAGAACGCAATAGATTTTATGATATTTTGAGTGAAATAGGAGAAAATGCTGTTGTAATCTTATCGACACATATTGTCGAAGATGTAAACACTTTGTGTAATGATATGGCTATTATTGGCAACGGAAAAGTGCTAATAACCGGAGATCCAGATGATATTGAAATGAGTTTAGAGAATAAAATTTGGGAGAAAAAAATTAAAAAAAATGATTTTGAAAAATACAATCAAGAGTATAATATTATTTCTTCACGTATATATAGAGGCGAAGTTATCATCACTGTACTGGATCCTGAAATGCCTAATGGTAGCTTTTGGCCAAAAGCAACAAATTTAGAAGACGCCTACTTTTCAGTAATAAATGTTAAAAGAAATCAATATGTTTAA
- a CDS encoding topoisomerase C-terminal repeat-containing protein yields the protein MTAEWELALQKIENNEADAGVFLKEMETYASSITNELLQTSIAQNNLPKLVCPKCKSQQLIIRDKIVKCPDEVCNWVQFRNVCGVQIGIADIESLVSKGKTSLIKGMKSKAEKKFDASSS from the coding sequence ATGACTGCCGAATGGGAACTCGCATTGCAGAAAATCGAGAACAACGAAGCTGATGCAGGGGTATTTCTAAAGGAAATGGAAACTTACGCTTCATCTATTACCAATGAATTATTGCAAACTTCCATTGCCCAAAATAACCTGCCTAAATTGGTTTGTCCGAAATGCAAAAGCCAGCAACTTATTATCCGTGATAAAATTGTCAAATGTCCCGATGAGGTTTGTAATTGGGTGCAGTTTCGTAATGTGTGTGGCGTACAAATCGGTATAGCCGATATTGAAAGCCTTGTCAGCAAGGGCAAAACTTCACTCATCAAAGGAATGAAAAGCAAAGCAGAAAAGAAGTTCGACGCCTCATCGTCTTAA
- a CDS encoding ORF6N domain-containing protein, protein MENKPAISTTEIRNLIYSIRGKQVMLDNDLASLYQVETKNLNKAVKRNIERFPVSFCFQLTEEEVENLRFQFGTSSLSYGGRRYLPYVFTGQGVAMASAILRSDIAVKVSVEIMEAFVEMRRMIISNASLFHRLDKIEIKQLEADQKFEAIFKAMESDKLHSEKGIFYNGQIFDAYTFISDIMRRTKSSIVLIDNYVDDTVLTLLGKRKDNVTATIYTKTISNQLRLDLQRYNSQYPPIEIEIFSDAHDRFLIIDNKELYHIGASLKDLGKKWFAFSRMDIEVGKMLQILKNR, encoded by the coding sequence ATGGAAAATAAACCTGCCATTAGCACAACGGAAATCAGAAATCTGATTTATTCCATACGTGGAAAGCAAGTGATGCTGGATAACGACCTCGCTTCCTTATACCAGGTGGAAACAAAGAACCTGAACAAAGCCGTAAAAAGAAATATTGAAAGGTTTCCTGTTTCTTTTTGTTTTCAACTGACCGAAGAAGAGGTTGAAAACTTGAGGTTCCAATTTGGAACCTCAAGTTTGAGTTACGGCGGAAGACGTTATCTGCCTTATGTTTTTACCGGACAAGGTGTTGCAATGGCTTCTGCCATACTTCGTTCAGATATTGCTGTTAAAGTCAGTGTTGAAATTATGGAAGCCTTTGTAGAAATGCGTAGAATGATTATCAGCAACGCTTCTTTGTTTCATCGTTTGGATAAGATTGAAATTAAACAACTGGAAGCTGACCAAAAATTTGAAGCCATTTTTAAGGCGATGGAAAGCGACAAGCTCCACAGCGAAAAAGGTATTTTCTACAACGGGCAGATTTTCGATGCCTATACTTTTATTTCAGATATTATGCGAAGGACTAAAAGTTCCATTGTTCTGATTGATAATTATGTGGATGATACAGTGCTGACCTTATTGGGCAAACGTAAGGATAATGTCACCGCAACAATCTATACTAAAACTATCAGCAATCAACTACGGCTGGACTTGCAACGGTACAACAGCCAATATCCTCCTATTGAAATTGAGATTTTTTCCGATGCCCACGACCGTTTTTTAATTATTGACAATAAAGAGCTTTATCATATCGGAGCATCACTGAAAGACCTGGGTAAAAAATGGTTTGCCTTTTCACGAATGGATATTGAAGTTGGTAAGATGCTTCAAATTTTGAAAAACCGATAA
- a CDS encoding DUF1896 family protein — protein MDTHKDLSYFRLRLQELLNTSFPEKANDQKFIEERSLWVPMPTRMLFVREILLSNATK, from the coding sequence ATGGATACACATAAAGACCTATCGTATTTCAGATTACGACTGCAAGAATTATTAAACACCAGCTTCCCTGAAAAAGCAAACGACCAGAAATTTATTGAGGAACGTTCCTTGTGGGTGCCAATGCCTACGAGGATGCTTTTCGTTCGGGAAATCCTATTGAGCAATGCAACGAAATAG
- a CDS encoding DUF1896 family protein → MGANAYEDAFRSGNPIEQCNEIANYILFEGLYFFKFDTVFQVVCNEFDTIMADEELRPFALKMFPVCELVFSNYELTDDFAYGYEFALLYTEITGTIAIWIAENGLQ, encoded by the coding sequence GTGGGTGCCAATGCCTACGAGGATGCTTTTCGTTCGGGAAATCCTATTGAGCAATGCAACGAAATAGCCAATTACATACTTTTTGAGGGCTTGTATTTCTTCAAATTTGACACCGTTTTTCAGGTAGTCTGTAATGAGTTTGATACCATAATGGCAGACGAGGAATTGCGACCATTTGCACTGAAAATGTTCCCTGTTTGTGAACTTGTTTTCTCCAACTATGAACTAACCGATGATTTCGCATACGGTTATGAGTTTGCCCTGCTCTATACCGAAATAACGGGAACCATCGCAATATGGATAGCCGAAAATGGGCTTCAGTAA
- a CDS encoding TolC family protein yields the protein MKKINLIVIILCMSIGVNAQKHLTLEQVRSLALQNNTKVKNSLIDIDAATETKKEAYTNYFPKVSASAIAMQALDPLLEMNMKGGNLPVYDGNPANLAGATQFAYMPDVNIGLFNQMGLGYLNIVQPVYAGGKIKTGNQLAQLNIEVKEKQHKLSENEILLKTEQEYWLAIAIGEKQKTLDSYITFLDILYKQVGNAYKNGVIIKNDLLKVSIKQQELQVNKIKLNNAKKLMLMQLCQTIGMDYKPEIVLDDKFDDLSLPKTYFVSNQEVLPSRMEYQLLEKMVTGTKLETQMKKADYMPNLGIGVTGYYLDQLSGAQNGSLNGMAYASLSVPISDWWGRKHKLKELKFKEEMAKNIFSDNKGLLNLQMEKAWTDLSEADDKIRLITETLVQTTENLRVNQDGYNNGLIQLSDLLEAIALKAETEDKLIEAKNQYRIAITNYLQVTAR from the coding sequence ATGAAAAAAATAAATTTAATTGTAATCATTCTGTGCATGTCTATTGGTGTAAATGCACAGAAACACCTGACTTTAGAGCAGGTTAGGTCGCTCGCGCTACAAAATAACACTAAGGTAAAAAACAGCCTGATTGATATCGATGCCGCTACCGAAACTAAAAAAGAGGCCTATACGAATTACTTCCCAAAAGTGAGTGCTTCGGCTATTGCCATGCAGGCTCTGGATCCGTTGCTGGAAATGAACATGAAAGGGGGTAATCTTCCAGTGTATGACGGTAATCCTGCTAATCTTGCAGGTGCTACACAGTTTGCTTATATGCCAGACGTAAATATTGGATTGTTTAACCAAATGGGTTTAGGTTATCTCAATATAGTGCAACCGGTATATGCAGGAGGCAAAATAAAGACAGGCAACCAACTAGCCCAATTGAATATCGAGGTAAAAGAAAAGCAACACAAGCTGTCCGAAAACGAAATTTTGCTTAAAACAGAGCAAGAATACTGGCTGGCAATTGCCATTGGTGAGAAACAAAAAACGCTCGACAGTTATATCACATTTCTTGATATTCTTTACAAACAGGTTGGCAATGCTTATAAAAACGGAGTCATTATAAAAAATGATTTGTTAAAAGTCAGCATCAAACAGCAGGAATTACAGGTCAATAAAATAAAATTAAACAATGCCAAAAAACTGATGCTAATGCAACTGTGCCAGACTATTGGCATGGATTACAAACCCGAAATAGTTCTTGATGACAAATTTGACGACCTTTCTTTGCCAAAAACTTATTTTGTATCCAATCAGGAGGTGCTACCCAGTAGAATGGAATATCAGCTACTTGAAAAAATGGTTACAGGAACCAAGCTGGAAACTCAAATGAAGAAGGCGGACTATATGCCAAATTTAGGAATAGGTGTTACGGGTTATTATCTTGACCAATTGAGCGGTGCACAAAATGGTTCTTTAAATGGAATGGCGTATGCTTCTTTGTCTGTACCTATTTCTGATTGGTGGGGTAGAAAACATAAGCTTAAAGAGTTAAAATTCAAGGAAGAAATGGCTAAAAATATTTTTTCGGACAATAAAGGATTATTAAACCTTCAGATGGAAAAAGCATGGACAGACCTGAGCGAAGCAGATGATAAAATACGATTAATAACGGAAACATTAGTGCAGACAACAGAAAATTTAAGGGTAAACCAGGACGGTTACAATAATGGTCTTATACAACTCTCTGATTTACTGGAAGCCATAGCATTGAAAGCAGAAACAGAGGACAAGCTCATTGAGGCAAAAAATCAGTACAGAATTGCAATTACAAACTATCTACAGGTCACGGCAAGGTAA
- a CDS encoding N-6 DNA methylase produces the protein MGFSKKQHLQQNIDALRIAFKLEKEKRQATVGERLLMMQYSGFGGLKFVLNPIASEIDINNWRKTEHDLFPLTQELHQLLKENSEDEKQYRRYVDSMKSSVLTAFYTPPQIIDAISATLRESGLNIQKFLEPSAGIGSFVQSFSENQKASVTAYEKDLLTGKILKQLYPENNIRVSGFEEIPEKEQNSYDVIASNIPFGDTSIFDLSYSRSKDTAKVQASRSIHNYFFLKGADMLREGGLLTYITSQGILNSPKNEPIRRALMQDNNLVSVIRLPNNLFTEYAGTEVGSDLIILQKNTVKQSLTEREDLFCQSNRTEYDTPSNALFQDSTRIVHTHRKLDTDPYGQPALIYTHKVGVDGIAKDLKQMLSEDFGKHLNLNLYKGERNNEPIIQIPIEPKVTPPVIEPLIIQQKPQPVPIPVIIPESPQEFKQLSIFDLFENAGEPIMFLAPTKRVTQVKRQSTKKINRAIGRQTDLFNGMQQTYTPPVTNRITNGSTLNNDKKQEAIGDLFSSSNGNARSDKPVIPNTIPEPAPYSRELQPFYRNDCLVLDKDWVGHLQDVDTSAGTAVFHPLQLPSLQKARAEAYIGVRDVYQELYNKEAKFKTEYKEERENFNRLYDAFVKRYGNLNSADNAKLIKTDSSGKEIPYLERVVGGVVHKADIFSRPVSFSTITLATDNPEEALVASLNKYGSVNLYYMSEISSMTDDALKEALHGRIFYNPLQKEHEISERWIAGNVVEKAEAVKVYLENNSDDSQAKASLTVLEEARPRRIEFEELDFNLGERWISTGIYARFASHLFDAEVAIHYSESADDFSVKCDQKNVHIWEKYAVKAESRTFDGISLLKHALVNTTPDITKKIRIGDQEVKVRDMEAIQMANTKIDEIRSAFTDWLHAQSDEFKNRLTDQYNDTFNCFVRPNYDGIHQDFPGLDRKVLGIEDLYSSQKDTVWMIKLNNGAICDHEVGAGKTLVMCTASQEMKRLGLAHKPMVIGLKSNVHEIAEAYRTAYPHAKILFPGKEDFTPQKRLRIFGDIKNNDWDCVILTHDQFGMIPQSPEMQKEILEIELDSVERNLDALQSQGKEVTRGMLAGVIKRKENLEVKLKTLQHDIENRKDDVVDFKMMGIDHLFVDESHQFKNLMFNTRHTRVAGLGNVDGSQKAMNLLFAIRTIQERTNADMGATFLSGTTISNSLTELYLLFKYLRPRAMEKQGIHSFDAWAAIYARKTTDYEFSVANNIVAKERFRYFIKVPELAQFYSEITDYRTAKDIGIDRPNKNEILYNIPPTPDQAVFIQKLMEFAKTGNGELLGRPPLSQSEEKAKMLIATDYARKMSLDMRMVSAIYEDHPDNKASHCAKNIAKYYNQYSAQKGTQFVFSDLGTYKSNEWNVYSEIKCKLVEDHDIPAHEVRFIQEAKTDKQRKELIKGMNEGKIRVLFGSTSMLGTGVNAQKRAVAVHHLDTPWRPSDLAQRDGRAVRKGNEIAKHFADNKVDVIIYAVEKSLDSYKFNLLYNKQLFIDQLKTNNLGKRTIDEGSMDEKSGMNFSEYVAILSGNTDLLDKAKLEKQIAGLESEKQAFNRSKFSAKYKLQDFTELLESAQSRCNRMHLDWGNLQKRIQKRSDGTIENPVLLDGLSPNADIKQIGAKLNQLADKARTGGQYEEIGSLYGFTLLVKTEISEKEGMDISVNRFLIQGEGNIKYTYNNGLVAKDPDTASLNFLKALEKLPSYINQEQKKITETQKDLPILQELVVRTWSKENRLSELKTELAGVERKIQLSITPEAKEEAVEQSEKQEQTPNNSEDIVGIKGIHLP, from the coding sequence ATGGGCTTCAGTAAAAAGCAACATCTCCAACAGAACATTGATGCCCTGCGAATTGCTTTTAAACTGGAAAAGGAGAAACGCCAAGCCACCGTAGGCGAAAGACTGCTAATGATGCAATATAGCGGATTTGGCGGTCTTAAATTCGTGCTGAACCCCATAGCGAGCGAAATAGACATCAATAATTGGAGAAAAACCGAACATGACCTTTTTCCACTCACGCAGGAACTCCACCAGCTACTCAAAGAAAATTCCGAAGACGAAAAACAATACCGCAGGTATGTAGATAGTATGAAAAGCTCTGTACTGACGGCTTTTTATACACCGCCCCAGATTATAGATGCGATTTCCGCAACCTTGCGTGAAAGCGGTCTGAATATTCAAAAATTCCTCGAACCCTCCGCAGGTATTGGCTCATTCGTACAATCCTTTTCAGAAAACCAAAAAGCCAGTGTGACCGCCTATGAAAAGGATTTGCTGACAGGCAAGATTTTAAAACAGCTTTATCCCGAAAACAATATCCGTGTAAGTGGTTTTGAGGAAATACCCGAAAAGGAACAAAACAGCTATGATGTAATTGCCAGCAATATTCCTTTTGGCGACACTTCTATATTTGACCTTTCTTATTCCCGAAGCAAAGACACGGCAAAAGTACAGGCTTCCCGAAGCATACATAATTACTTCTTTCTGAAAGGTGCTGATATGCTCCGTGAGGGCGGTTTGTTGACTTATATTACTTCACAGGGTATTCTGAATAGCCCCAAGAACGAACCGATACGCAGGGCGTTGATGCAGGATAACAATTTAGTTTCAGTTATCCGATTGCCTAACAACCTGTTTACAGAATATGCAGGTACGGAGGTTGGCAGTGATTTGATTATACTGCAAAAGAACACAGTAAAACAAAGTCTGACCGAAAGGGAAGATCTGTTTTGCCAAAGCAACCGAACGGAATACGATACTCCAAGCAATGCACTCTTTCAGGACAGTACAAGGATTGTGCATACCCACCGAAAATTAGATACCGACCCTTACGGTCAGCCTGCCTTAATTTATACACATAAAGTCGGCGTTGACGGAATTGCTAAAGACCTCAAACAAATGCTTTCCGAAGATTTTGGCAAGCATCTGAATTTGAATTTATACAAAGGCGAACGGAACAATGAGCCTATAATACAAATTCCGATTGAACCAAAGGTTACACCTCCGGTTATCGAACCTTTAATCATTCAGCAAAAACCGCAACCTGTACCCATTCCCGTAATCATTCCGGAAAGCCCACAGGAATTTAAACAGTTAAGCATTTTTGACCTGTTTGAAAATGCGGGCGAGCCTATAATGTTTCTTGCTCCAACCAAAAGAGTGACACAAGTTAAAAGGCAAAGCACTAAAAAAATCAACCGTGCAATAGGTCGCCAAACCGACCTGTTCAATGGGATGCAACAAACTTATACACCTCCAGTTACAAATAGAATTACTAACGGAAGTACATTAAACAATGACAAAAAACAAGAAGCTATCGGCGACCTGTTTTCGAGTAGCAACGGGAATGCCCGATCTGATAAGCCAGTCATTCCCAACACCATTCCTGAACCTGCTCCTTATAGTCGCGAATTGCAACCGTTCTATCGTAACGATTGCCTTGTCTTGGATAAGGATTGGGTAGGTCATTTGCAAGATGTAGATACATCTGCTGGTACGGCGGTTTTCCATCCTTTGCAGTTACCGTCTTTGCAAAAAGCAAGAGCCGAAGCGTATATCGGAGTACGTGATGTTTACCAAGAGCTTTATAATAAAGAGGCGAAGTTTAAGACCGAATATAAGGAAGAAAGAGAAAACTTTAACCGTTTATACGATGCCTTTGTCAAAAGGTATGGCAATCTCAACAGTGCCGATAATGCCAAATTGATTAAAACAGACAGTTCTGGTAAGGAAATCCCTTATTTGGAGCGTGTTGTTGGTGGCGTGGTACACAAGGCGGATATATTCAGCCGTCCTGTAAGTTTTTCTACCATAACATTAGCAACAGACAATCCCGAAGAAGCATTAGTAGCTTCACTGAACAAATACGGAAGCGTGAATTTGTACTATATGTCCGAAATCAGCAGTATGACGGACGATGCTTTGAAAGAAGCCTTACACGGTCGTATTTTCTACAATCCTTTGCAAAAGGAACATGAAATATCCGAACGCTGGATTGCAGGGAATGTGGTTGAAAAAGCCGAAGCGGTCAAAGTCTATCTCGAAAACAATTCCGATGATAGCCAAGCCAAGGCAAGCCTTACGGTTTTGGAAGAAGCCCGACCAAGACGTATCGAATTTGAAGAACTGGATTTTAATTTGGGCGAACGCTGGATATCCACAGGGATTTATGCCCGTTTTGCTTCACATCTTTTTGATGCAGAAGTAGCCATCCATTATTCCGAAAGTGCTGATGACTTTTCTGTAAAGTGCGACCAGAAGAATGTTCATATATGGGAAAAATACGCTGTCAAAGCAGAAAGCAGAACCTTTGACGGAATTTCCCTGCTCAAACACGCCCTTGTCAATACTACACCAGACATTACCAAAAAAATCAGAATTGGCGACCAAGAGGTTAAAGTGCGGGATATGGAGGCTATACAAATGGCAAACACCAAGATTGACGAAATCCGTTCCGCTTTTACCGATTGGCTTCACGCCCAAAGCGATGAGTTTAAAAACAGGCTGACCGACCAATACAACGATACGTTTAACTGTTTTGTCCGACCGAACTATGACGGAATACATCAGGATTTTCCAGGATTAGACCGTAAAGTACTCGGTATTGAAGACCTGTATTCCAGCCAAAAGGACACCGTTTGGATGATAAAGTTGAACAATGGAGCTATCTGTGACCACGAAGTAGGCGCAGGAAAAACCCTTGTGATGTGTACCGCATCACAGGAAATGAAACGTTTGGGATTAGCCCACAAGCCAATGGTTATAGGACTGAAAAGCAATGTTCACGAAATTGCCGAAGCCTACCGTACTGCCTATCCACACGCTAAAATTCTGTTTCCGGGCAAAGAAGATTTTACGCCCCAAAAACGCCTGAGGATTTTTGGGGATATTAAAAACAACGATTGGGATTGTGTTATTCTGACACACGACCAATTCGGAATGATACCACAATCGCCCGAAATGCAAAAGGAAATCCTGGAAATAGAACTGGACAGCGTAGAGCGTAATCTCGATGCCCTGCAATCGCAAGGCAAGGAAGTGACCAGAGGCATGCTTGCCGGAGTAATCAAGCGGAAAGAAAACCTCGAAGTCAAACTCAAAACCCTGCAACACGATATTGAAAATCGCAAAGATGACGTGGTGGATTTTAAGATGATGGGCATAGACCATTTATTTGTGGACGAAAGCCACCAATTTAAAAACCTAATGTTCAACACAAGGCATACAAGGGTTGCTGGATTGGGAAATGTGGACGGAAGCCAAAAAGCAATGAACCTGCTCTTTGCTATCCGTACCATTCAGGAACGTACAAATGCGGATATGGGAGCAACCTTTCTGTCGGGAACTACTATCAGTAACTCATTAACAGAGCTGTACTTGCTGTTCAAATACCTGCGACCAAGAGCAATGGAAAAACAGGGCATTCATTCTTTTGATGCCTGGGCAGCTATCTATGCAAGAAAAACGACCGATTATGAATTTTCTGTGGCTAATAATATCGTCGCAAAAGAGCGTTTCAGATACTTTATCAAAGTGCCGGAACTGGCTCAGTTCTATTCCGAAATTACTGATTACAGGACGGCAAAAGATATAGGCATTGACCGCCCAAATAAAAATGAAATATTGTATAACATACCGCCTACACCAGATCAAGCTGTATTTATCCAAAAGCTGATGGAATTTGCCAAAACTGGGAATGGCGAATTGCTCGGAAGACCTCCATTGTCACAAAGTGAAGAAAAAGCAAAGATGCTCATCGCTACAGATTATGCCCGAAAAATGTCTTTGGATATGCGGATGGTAAGTGCAATATATGAAGACCATCCCGACAACAAGGCTTCGCATTGTGCAAAAAATATTGCCAAATATTACAACCAATACAGTGCACAGAAAGGAACGCAGTTCGTTTTCTCTGATTTAGGAACCTACAAATCAAACGAATGGAATGTGTACTCCGAAATCAAATGTAAGCTCGTGGAAGACCATGACATCCCTGCACATGAAGTCCGCTTTATACAAGAAGCCAAAACAGACAAGCAACGTAAAGAGCTTATCAAAGGGATGAACGAGGGTAAAATTCGTGTGCTCTTCGGTTCTACAAGTATGCTAGGAACAGGTGTAAACGCACAGAAAAGAGCCGTTGCGGTTCATCATTTGGATACTCCGTGGAGACCCAGCGACCTTGCCCAACGTGACGGAAGGGCTGTACGCAAAGGCAATGAAATTGCAAAACATTTTGCAGACAACAAAGTAGATGTCATTATCTATGCCGTAGAAAAATCATTAGATAGTTATAAGTTCAACCTGCTGTACAATAAACAGCTTTTTATTGACCAGCTAAAAACCAACAATCTAGGAAAGCGAACCATTGATGAAGGCAGTATGGACGAAAAATCGGGAATGAATTTTTCTGAATATGTGGCTATCCTATCAGGCAATACAGATCTGCTGGATAAAGCAAAATTGGAAAAACAGATTGCTGGATTAGAAAGCGAAAAACAGGCATTCAATCGTTCTAAGTTCAGTGCCAAATATAAATTGCAAGACTTTACGGAACTGCTAGAAAGTGCGCAATCCCGTTGTAACCGAATGCACCTTGACTGGGGGAATTTACAAAAGCGCATACAAAAGCGTTCGGACGGGACTATCGAAAATCCTGTTTTGCTGGACGGTTTATCGCCCAATGCAGATATAAAACAAATCGGTGCTAAGCTCAACCAGCTTGCCGACAAAGCCCGCACTGGAGGTCAGTATGAAGAAATAGGAAGCCTGTATGGATTTACGTTGTTGGTCAAAACTGAAATATCCGAAAAAGAGGGTATGGATATAAGCGTAAACCGATTTTTGATACAGGGCGAAGGCAATATCAAATACACCTACAACAACGGTTTAGTAGCAAAAGACCCTGACACCGCTTCATTGAACTTTCTGAAGGCGTTGGAAAAACTGCCCAGCTACATTAACCAGGAACAAAAGAAGATTACCGAAACTCAAAAAGATCTGCCTATACTTCAGGAATTGGTGGTTCGTACCTGGTCTAAAGAAAATAGATTGAGCGAACTTAAAACAGAATTGGCTGGCGTTGAGAGAAAGATACAGTTGTCAATTACTCCAGAAGCGAAAGAAGAAGCTGTGGAGCAGAGCGAAAAACAGGAACAAACTCCAAACAATTCGGAGGATATTGTAGGGATAAAAGGTATTCATTTACCTTGA